Within Vicia villosa cultivar HV-30 ecotype Madison, WI linkage group LG1, Vvil1.0, whole genome shotgun sequence, the genomic segment ATTGTATATGGTTTTAACCACTCCCattatataagagaaaaaatgggTCTATGTGAGAATCGATATCTCATTTCTGCAAATTTCCATGTTCAGACTTCTTCCATCCAGAAATTCAAATCTTCTTTATAAACATTAAGATCTTCATTTCATAATCTTCTTTCTTGAAGTTTCAACCTCTAGTATCAATAAATCCATCCTCAGATTTATTAATCATGGTGGCATCCATAGTCATTCGATATGTCGTTCAACGACAAGCTATCACTGCAACTGCTAGGCCTCATCCTCCCCCTTCTCCTTAGGTATAAGACAATTTAGTTCGGGTGGCGTCTCCTTTTAACTTTGTGCAATAAGATCTTGCTCCACTAAAAGTTATTAAGGAGCATTTCAGGACCTCCCATTCTTTGGGTTTGCATAACAAATTGACTAAGGCGAATAATTGCATCAACCTTTGTTATCGCATGTTAGACATGAAATTCTCCTTAGCCTTCAACTGCTACAGACCAATCTTGAATTGTAGGGAGCCACTGACCTACTAAACAACTTCTATAATCTAGTGCACCAGTATAATTCTTAATTCTTAGTAGCGAGGTTGTTCAAAATTGAAGAGAACCTGCAACATGTGATACCAGGGAATAATTTGTTGCTTAGTTTATAACCCATAACCACGGTCGTGCTTAGCAGGGTTCTTTAAAGAAAGAATCAAATTGTACGTGAATACAATGATCACTTCACCAATGTGGTAGTAGCGATGGGTGATGTCTATAAATTTTTGGATGTTCAATAAGGGGTCGTGGTTGGACTTCATGTTCTAGAAAAAGTTGGGGGCTTGGGGGAGCCTTTGGCTTAAAGGACAACGACAAATAAGACATATCCCTATATCATTTATGAAGAAAAGCTCCTGGATGAGgaaggtgttgcaccccaattttttacccgcATTCTATGTATCCGTTTGCATTTcatcttaaaatcatcaaaaaatatatattcatgtTTACTTTCATTTATGCATCTTGTGCGATTTTATGTTCATTTTGTACTAACCATCTTTGATTTGTAATTTTAATGGAGATTAAATCTTGTTTTAGATTGAtttcttattaaaattataatcaagtttttctattattgtttgctttatgttttattttagtaGGTGGTGCAAATAAAGCAAGGGGTCCATTTTAGTTCAATTTAGTTGAAAGCCCAttatcatttgttttaaggtcCAAGCCAAGATGAGCCCATTTTGTGTGGTCCAGGAGatgaaatcaagaagaagaaaatggggACTCACCATACAAATTCATTACGGTTTACGGAAGAAAAAAAACAGGGAAGAAAAATATTTTGCAGAGTTTTTGAGTCACGTTTTTGCTCACTATCTCGAGCTCATCATTCTTCACGGATTTTGTGAATATTCTCATGATCTCACAAAATCAGCATCTTCTAACAATTTTTATCCTCTTATCCTCACTCAAATCTCTATTATGCCCTCACTCTCATCTCACCTATAAATACAGCTTCAATCACACTGAAAAAAGGGAGGAGAAAAATcacaatgttatgatgtcaaaattAAACCAGAGATTCTCCTCCAAATTCTCTTCAAGCTGAAACCGATCCAAAACTTGCATCAAAACCCATCCTCCAATTCACCTTCATCACCTACCAACTTACTTCATCTTCAGTAAACTTTCATTCACCAAACATTCATCCTTCTCTCCATAGAACCTGCAAAATCATTCACAAAAACAACTCAAACCAAAACTCACCGTCAAAGTTTCAATTCCATAAACTTATAAAAAATTTCACGAAAACTCAGAACCATAAATACCTTTCACTAACCTCATATCACCTTCATTTACAACCTTCCATAAccttcttcaaacattcatcaacataaaatcaatccTCCAAATAAATCACAAAACTGAAATCGATTTCTATAATCTTTCACAAACAGCCGCGATTCATGCCTTCATCCGATCCAACCGCAGCTCATCACCGAACACAACAACATCAGCGCTCACAACAACAACGTCCATTCACGACGCAGCTTCAGCGCTTTCATCATTGCTTCCGATAAACCCTTTTGCATAACGCCTCTGTTCCATTcggtgaaattttgtttgatttttgagAAGAGAAGAGTGAGAAGTTTTTGTTGCTATACTGTTAATTAAAAGTGAAAACGAAATTAAGAGAAACATACCTGAGTTTTCACTTCTGTTTGTGAGTGAAATTGGGTTACAGATTGAAAGGTGGTTCCTATGATTTCCGGCAAGCTCCTCCGTATACTTCCATGGCCTCCGTGGTCTCCACCACACCTTCATAACTTCCACCACCGTATTGTTTATTAAGAGACCACGAGAGAAAGAGAAAACCGCAAGAGCAAAAGAATAAGAGAACACCACGAATTTAAGAAGTttcgtttttgttgttgttcaccATGGGCGAAATtgagagaaaatgaagaagttgttcttgttcttttttttcttcttctgcgTGAGATTGAAAGAGGTAAAGCAAGAGAGAGCTGAGAATTTGGTCTTTTGTTCTCCTTTTGTTTTTCTGTTCAGAAGCGTAAAAAATGGGAAAAGAAAGGGAAAGAGGCGCTGCTGCCTCTATGTTTGGTTTTTAGGGTTTTCTCAAAACCCAGCTTGCATTAAGAGGAAGGCGGATCCGGGTCatcctgacccgacccggtccggcccaatgCCTTTTTTATTCAGCTTCTAAAATGGCTTGCACCCCCATCCAATTTTCAGCACCTCCTTGGCCCATTACTAGTTTTTTAACtatctctttaattttctttaaaagaatttttcataaaagacttagtattttatttagttttattttctaacccttattaaaaaaaatgacaaaaaaaaaatatgttttttaagattaaaagttttcttttaatattttcatatgtttataagtgtgttttttttattcttgttaaaacaacaaatatatatatgatgcatatttaagtttgtgtttctaattattttatcttttcatgaaaaatcacaaaaaagaatgaattaagtttaatttttttttttatatttatttttgtatattatttgatattatttcttatctttttcctttgtcccgaatcagaataaaagatcaaatatggcagagattgtatgcagttgatttaagacttttggaaatttatcgtgtagtcgctatgattctatcaagcttctgataaattttcattaactttaaatccgagatcatcattcactcaccatcgatcttcactaacatcgtggatatacttgactagcttcaagatgattcgcgtgctaacatactaacaattaactttaatttccgcattttattatattgttctttatatttcttgctttatactttattttatcattcatattatttatgtttctgttttttttttctctttgtccatttggacatactatttatatttctgctattttttctttgtccatttggacatattatttatatttccgctatttttttctctttgtccatttggacatattatttatatttctgctattttttctttgtccatttggacatattatttatatttccgctattttttctttgtccatttggacatattatttatatttcctctattttttctttgttcatttggacatattatttatgtttccgctattttctctttgtccatttggacatattatttatgattccgctattttctctttgtccatttggacgtttatattccgctattttctctttgtccatttggacgctatgtttatatttctgctattttctttttgtccacttggaccatactttacttttatgctaaaacactaataaacaacaaaaatctaaaaaacgcttaaagttctctcttggactactggttactatccctagcattttggagattcggacttatggacttagtgcctctggacccctattatgttattactctatggttgttctgtctgtctggcattggattgttgtctgtttgtgtatgcaggtatttccttgaaagtccttgatggttaattccgaggcattgagataaggattttacccgaaaaacagccgttactctgcccgattttcatcagaattttaatgtgattaatgcaaagtggtgctaaagataataagttcatctggatccccaagtggtaatgcgtcggtcaactgttggtttcttattttggtcagatcattctctccttaaacttttattttaagcactaggatagcctcttcatctcctcccacttcttaaattttcaaaatcttctccctttttccaaaatcttcttatgtttgtaaaacctcttttaaaaatcttttcttataaaataccttttgcccttagtggcttttctttcaaaatttagacacgattaaatgttgtagtgagttgtgataccccacgattttgagattgatagatataatggaatcttttccacgtgagagagatagtgtcatactcgttgattttcatccgagttggagctcttctttcatttgtgatgcaaagaatctatttgttctcatgatcaagatcaatggctgagtatttctatccgacgacgataaagtgtttattccttttaaaaaaaccgttttcccttttaagcggaactacattagctctgacttctccattgcactgaggaggtatgtaggcacaaggcttaatgtcttgccgagcttattttaaaaatcaaacaagagcaaaagtgatctaagcaaaactaagagcccatggataaccatggatacaaagggtgcttaaaaccttccctttgtataaccaatcccccgaacccaaaatctgtcaaaaggtctttttctgttcttttatgcctttcctaatatatttggataaaataaaagtcggtggcgactcttgcaaaaatataaaaaaaaaaaaagaaagagcaaggagtcagttcgcgtcgaaaaaccgagtttacagaaggGGAAATAGGTCATGGAGCGGGAAACTCTAGAAACAACTAGGCATCAGACAATAAATTTTCAGCAAGCAATTTTTCAGCAAGTCTACTTATAGACGGTTAAGAGTGCAATCTCATTGTGTAAAAGAAAAGAGTGTAATCTCATTGTGTCAAAGAAAAGAGTGTAATCTCATTTATTTACCATGTGATGAAATGAAAGAAACAAAATCTTGCCCTGCCCAAGACCAAACAGAATTTTATTAGGTTGTCAATAGTATTTTATTCTAGGAAAAATTCTCCCAATAGTAAATAGAACCGATGCATTAATCACAATCAGctggattttattatgcattGAAAGAGAAATATCATCAATCATAGTAGCAAAGATTAAATCTGgtgaaatagtttttttttcctaTATGCAAATCTCCCCCACACGAGTTTAGATTAATATTAGGGTTTACAGAGACAGAATAAAAAGTAATAATAGTGGATGATAACAAACATATCAGTTCGGAATTTGTTAAAAATAGATTCAATTACATGGATTATTTATGCCATTGCTTCCACTACTTGAAAGTCTCATGTGTTAGAAAAGCTCTATTTGGAGCAATCCGGTTCCTCTTCCGGTCCCTCTGCCGGTTCCGGATCCTCTGCCGTTTCCGGATCCTCTGCCGGTTCCGGATCCTCTGCCGGATCCTCTGGAAAAAGTCCCTAAGAcccaaaaagaaaaaacataaagtTAGCAACAAAGAAACAGTATATAATGTCTCTGAAATCAAGTGAAAGCACAAGTAAAAGTAAGATGATAAATTTTACTGCCATCCGTAAGGCATCTTCACCAAAATAGTAGCACTCCTCTCTAATTTCAGCGTTAATCCGATCAATCTCAGCTCTTTCTAGCTTCTGTGGTGATGTCGTGATGACTTGAGCCTCTTCTATTTTGGGTTTTTTAGGTTTCAATATGTCAATATCATTAGGTAAATCAAACTCGTCGCATTCATATCCATAACGACGCCGAGTTCTAGGTTCTAGGGTTTCAAAATCAATACCTAAACATCGAGGTATATTTCTTAGGGTTTCAAGTTTCAAACGTAAATCTGACGCAGAAGATGGTTTGAAAAGGTCTTGATACATGTCTTTACCACCGAAATTTGCCATTGTGGAATAACTGTCCAAAATATATAAGGTTTAAAATCAACTTGAATCTTAAGGTTAAGAATGGATTAACAAGAAAAACATGTTGCTAACCTAATAGATAGAAAGGGGAACAAGAAATTGGAACGATAATCATATACCTTGGATAGACACGGCGGAAAGGCGAATCTGTTTGCTTGACGGCACGGCGAACCACTAGAATAAGAATAATTTTTATACATACGGTTTAATTTTTACTGTTGgaaacaatgttttaaaaaccggaccggacatcaaaccggtgagggtactgggtcactggtttattggtcaaaccactg encodes:
- the LOC131599294 gene encoding uncharacterized protein LOC131599294 is translated as MANFGGKDMYQDLFKPSSASDLRLKLETLRNIPRCLGIDFETLEPRTRRRYGYECDEFDLPNDIDILKPKKPKIEEAQVITTSPQKLERAEIDRINAEIREECYYFGEDALRMAGLFPEDPAEDPEPAEDPETAEDPEPAEGPEEEPDCSK